One window of the Mycobacterium haemophilum DSM 44634 genome contains the following:
- a CDS encoding sensor domain-containing protein, translating into MIDKAFNGRYVFFVCGLAIVLSACSHPSAPAKPTTAASRVDAKSLIISVADVIRIANFADLTPQTMADLRQPSAGNMNAPGPCRAVGNSVFTFAGGWTQFRGVSYSGTTDDLEPGGMAPIDQVSQAVAVYPNDGAARVALDQLATSLTQCAALHDSAYDFALERPDPATLRLSSVGWSHQYHVKSSVLMSIGVLGLEPADEIAGAVLQAISDRID; encoded by the coding sequence TTGATTGACAAAGCTTTTAACGGTAGATATGTCTTCTTTGTCTGCGGCCTTGCGATTGTCTTGTCGGCCTGCTCGCACCCGAGCGCTCCGGCCAAACCGACCACGGCCGCGTCACGTGTCGACGCCAAATCGTTGATCATCAGCGTCGCTGACGTGATCCGCATTGCCAACTTCGCCGACCTCACACCGCAGACAATGGCGGACCTTCGTCAGCCGTCTGCGGGAAACATGAATGCTCCCGGTCCGTGCCGGGCGGTGGGAAATAGCGTTTTCACGTTCGCCGGCGGCTGGACACAGTTTCGTGGGGTGTCGTATAGCGGCACGACCGACGACCTAGAGCCGGGCGGCATGGCCCCGATCGATCAGGTCAGTCAGGCCGTCGCCGTGTACCCAAACGACGGTGCCGCGCGCGTGGCACTCGATCAGTTGGCCACATCGCTGACGCAGTGTGCAGCCTTGCACGACAGTGCCTACGACTTTGCTCTGGAGAGGCCGGATCCCGCCACCTTGAGGCTGAGCTCCGTGGGATGGAGCCACCAGTATCACGTCAAATCGTCAGTGTTGATGTCCATCGGCGTGCTGGGCCTTGAACCAGCAGACGAGATCGCAGGCGCCGTCCTTCAGGCCATCAGCGATCGCATCGACTAA
- the nudC gene encoding NAD(+) diphosphatase, whose translation MDFQLRNVPLLSRVGADRADHLRTDVEAATAGWADAALLRVDSRNQVLVAGGRVVLGAAAGLADKPPPEAVFLGRIEGGRHVWAVRAALEAPADPEVETDVVNLRSLGKVFDDTSSQLVSSATALLNWHDSARFSPVDGSPTKLARAGWSRVNPVTGHEEFPRIDPAVICLVHDGGDRAVLARQAVWPERMFSLLAGFVEAGESFEVCVAREIREEIGLSVRDVRYLGSQPWPFPRSLMVGFHALADPDQDFSFNDGEIVEAAWFTRDEVRTALDAGDWTSASTSKESKLLLPGSISIARVIIESWATLD comes from the coding sequence GTGGATTTCCAGCTGCGGAACGTTCCATTGCTGTCGCGCGTGGGCGCCGACCGGGCCGATCACCTGCGTACCGACGTTGAGGCGGCCACCGCTGGGTGGGCGGACGCGGCGCTGCTGCGGGTGGATTCGCGCAATCAGGTGTTGGTCGCCGGCGGCCGGGTGGTGCTTGGTGCCGCGGCGGGGCTGGCTGACAAGCCGCCACCGGAGGCGGTTTTCCTGGGCCGCATCGAGGGGGGCCGCCATGTCTGGGCTGTTCGGGCTGCGCTGGAAGCGCCTGCGGATCCCGAGGTGGAAACCGACGTGGTGAACCTCCGTAGCCTAGGAAAGGTCTTCGACGACACGAGCAGTCAACTAGTGTCGTCAGCCACCGCGTTGCTGAATTGGCATGACAGCGCCCGGTTTAGTCCAGTTGATGGCTCACCGACGAAATTGGCTAGGGCGGGCTGGTCACGAGTCAACCCGGTCACTGGCCACGAGGAGTTCCCGCGTATCGACCCGGCCGTGATTTGTTTGGTCCATGATGGCGGCGACCGTGCGGTGTTGGCGCGCCAGGCCGTGTGGCCCGAGCGGATGTTCTCGTTGCTGGCTGGTTTTGTCGAGGCTGGCGAGTCGTTCGAAGTCTGCGTCGCCCGAGAGATCCGCGAGGAGATCGGTCTAAGTGTCCGAGATGTGCGTTACCTGGGCAGCCAGCCCTGGCCGTTTCCGCGCTCGCTGATGGTCGGCTTCCATGCCCTGGCGGATCCGGATCAGGACTTCTCGTTTAACGACGGCGAGATCGTCGAGGCGGCGTGGTTCACCCGCGACGAGGTACGCACAGCGCTTGACGCCGGCGATTGGACCAGCGCTTCAACGTCAAAGGAGTCGAAACTATTGCTGCCCGGGTCGATCTCGATCGCCCGCGTGATCATCGAATCCTGGGCGACCCTCGACTAG
- a CDS encoding potassium channel family protein, which yields MRSGRLRQRGGLYKTLAAQPGHLLVGVLRIPEVHSSPVRVITRRMAIALVVLFAATLAVYLVRSGYRDVRGDGLTFLDCLYFAAVSLSTTGYGDITPYTVAARLVNTVVFTPLRIAFLAVLVGTTLEVLSERSRQGWKIQRWRNKVRNHTIVIGYGTKGKTAVAARLSDEAAQGEMVVVDTDRTALEHAATAGLVTVHGDATKSDVLRLAGAQHASSIVVATGRDDTAVLVTLTARELSPNAKIVASIREAENQHLLQQSGADLVVVSSATAGRLLGLATTTPSVVEMIEDLLTPHAGLAIAEREVEQIEVGGSPRHLRDIVLGVVRDGHLLRIGAPEVDAIEASDRLLYVRHAAH from the coding sequence GTGCGCAGCGGTAGGTTGCGGCAGCGTGGCGGTCTCTATAAGACACTGGCCGCCCAGCCTGGTCATCTCCTGGTTGGTGTTCTGCGTATCCCCGAAGTTCACTCCAGCCCTGTCCGTGTGATCACCCGCCGAATGGCCATTGCTTTGGTGGTGCTGTTCGCGGCCACTCTTGCTGTCTACCTGGTGCGAAGCGGGTACCGCGACGTGCGGGGTGACGGGCTGACATTTCTGGACTGCCTTTATTTCGCGGCGGTGTCGCTATCGACGACCGGCTACGGCGACATCACCCCGTATACCGTCGCCGCGCGTTTGGTCAATACCGTGGTCTTTACGCCGCTGCGGATCGCGTTCTTGGCCGTATTAGTGGGCACGACGCTCGAGGTTCTCTCCGAGCGGTCGCGGCAGGGGTGGAAGATCCAGCGTTGGAGGAACAAAGTGCGCAACCACACCATCGTGATCGGCTACGGCACCAAGGGCAAAACGGCGGTCGCCGCGAGGCTCAGTGATGAGGCCGCGCAAGGCGAGATGGTCGTCGTTGACACCGATCGAACCGCCCTTGAGCACGCCGCCACCGCCGGCCTGGTTACCGTGCACGGCGACGCCACCAAATCCGATGTGCTGCGGTTGGCTGGGGCCCAGCATGCATCCTCGATCGTCGTCGCTACCGGTCGCGATGACACCGCCGTGCTGGTCACCTTGACGGCTCGGGAGCTGTCGCCCAACGCCAAGATCGTGGCGTCGATTCGGGAGGCCGAGAATCAGCACCTGTTGCAGCAATCGGGTGCGGATTTGGTGGTGGTCTCCTCGGCGACCGCCGGTCGGCTGCTCGGCCTTGCCACCACCACGCCCAGTGTCGTGGAGATGATCGAGGATCTGCTGACTCCGCACGCCGGATTGGCGATTGCCGAACGCGAGGTGGAGCAGATCGAGGTCGGCGGATCCCCGCGGCATCTGCGCGACATCGTGCTTGGTGTGGTGCGCGATGGCCACCTCCTGCGCATCGGTGCCCCTGAGGTGGACGCCATTGAGGCCAGCGACCGGCTGCTCTACGTCCGACACGCGGCACACTAG
- a CDS encoding ATP-dependent helicase, producing MSPRYSPAELACTLGLFPPTDEQAAVIAAPPGPLVVIAGAGAGKTETMAARVVWLVANGYAEPSQVLGLTFTRKAASQLLRRVRSRLARLAGIGPGSPASGWGYLPLVGAYSQASPAVPAAVGPVVSTYHAFAGSLLRDYGLLLPVEPDTRLLSETELWQLAFDVVNGYRGELNTDKTPATVTSMVLRLWGQLAEHLVDTQQLRDTHVELERLVHTLPAGPYQRDRGPSQWLLRMLATQTERAALVPLLDALAERMRAAKVMDFGVQMACAARLAATFPQVGQDLRSRYRVVLLDEYQDTGHAQRVALSGLFGGGGNDGDDELALTAVGDPIQSIYGWRGASATNLPRFTTDFPRSDGSPAPVLELRTSWRNPPRALHVANAISAEARRRSVAVRALRSRPDAPSGAVRAALLPDVRAEREWITDHISAHYQRAEADGVDPPTAAVLVRRNADAAPIADALRARGIPVEVVGLAGLLSIPEVADVVAMLRLVADPTAGAAALRVLTGPRWRLGGRDVAALWRRALALGGGRCGEARSPESIAMAAGPDADTACLADALGDPGPASSYSVVGYQRICALAVELTALRGQLCHSLPDLVAEVRRVLGVDCEVRAASTASPAQLPGAWAGAEHLDVFADVVAGYAERASATTSETTVSAAASVAGLLAYLDVAEVVEKGLPPAQLVVARDRVQVLTVHAAKGLEWQVVAVAHLAGGVFPSTASKATWLTDAAELPPLLRGDRSSAGTLGIPVLDTSDVTNRKQLSDKISTHRHQLEQRRVDEERRLLYVGITRAEDTLLVSGHHWGSTGIKPRGPSDFLCELKDIIDRSAAAGDPCGVVEQWAPAPADGEQNPLRDNVVEAVWPADPLAGRRGDVEHGAALVVAAMSDDMAHPGTDIEGWAADVDALLAERSRAGRRLARTLPSQVSVTGLVDLARDPTGAARRLIHRLPTRPDPHALLGNAFHAWVQRFYGAERLFDLADLPGAADSDVGDTQELAALQAAFGRSQWATRTPVAVEVPFEMPIGDTVLRGRIDAVFGDPDGGITVVDWKTGEPPRGPKAMRQAAVQLAVYRLAWAALCGCPESSVRAAFYYVRSGVTVIPDELPDATELAGLLGDPAGSCAADV from the coding sequence GTGAGTCCGCGCTATAGCCCGGCTGAATTAGCCTGCACGCTAGGACTATTCCCGCCCACCGACGAGCAGGCAGCCGTCATCGCTGCGCCACCGGGTCCGCTTGTCGTCATCGCCGGAGCCGGCGCCGGCAAAACGGAAACAATGGCGGCGCGGGTGGTGTGGTTGGTCGCCAACGGCTACGCCGAACCCAGCCAGGTGCTGGGTTTGACGTTCACCCGCAAGGCCGCCAGCCAGCTGCTGCGTCGCGTTCGTTCCCGGTTGGCGCGATTGGCCGGTATCGGCCCGGGCTCCCCCGCAAGCGGGTGGGGGTACCTCCCACTTGTGGGGGCGTACTCCCAGGCCAGTCCCGCCGTCCCAGCAGCCGTCGGACCGGTGGTCAGTACTTACCACGCTTTCGCCGGCTCGCTACTGCGTGACTATGGCCTGTTGTTACCCGTCGAGCCCGACACCCGGTTGCTCAGCGAGACCGAGCTGTGGCAGCTGGCCTTCGACGTCGTCAACGGGTATCGCGGCGAGCTGAACACCGACAAGACCCCGGCCACGGTGACCTCAATGGTGCTGCGGCTGTGGGGTCAACTCGCGGAGCATCTGGTGGATACCCAGCAGCTCCGTGACACCCATGTGGAACTGGAGCGGCTGGTTCACACCCTGCCGGCGGGCCCCTACCAGCGGGACCGGGGCCCCAGCCAGTGGCTGCTGCGGATGCTGGCCACCCAGACCGAGCGCGCCGCGCTGGTGCCGCTGCTCGACGCGCTGGCTGAGCGGATGCGTGCCGCGAAGGTGATGGATTTCGGTGTTCAGATGGCCTGCGCGGCGCGGTTGGCCGCGACGTTCCCGCAAGTCGGTCAAGACCTGCGCAGCCGCTATCGGGTGGTGCTGCTCGACGAGTACCAAGACACCGGACACGCCCAGCGTGTCGCGCTGTCGGGACTGTTTGGGGGTGGCGGCAACGATGGAGACGACGAGCTGGCGTTGACAGCGGTGGGGGACCCCATTCAGTCCATCTACGGCTGGCGCGGCGCCTCCGCGACAAACCTGCCTCGCTTCACCACCGACTTCCCCCGATCCGACGGCAGTCCCGCGCCGGTGTTAGAGCTGCGGACCAGCTGGCGTAATCCGCCGCGGGCCCTGCATGTGGCCAACGCCATATCCGCGGAAGCACGACGCCGATCGGTTGCGGTCCGCGCGCTGCGCTCGCGCCCGGACGCCCCGAGCGGCGCCGTGCGCGCTGCGTTACTTCCCGACGTGCGCGCCGAACGTGAGTGGATCACCGACCACATATCCGCGCACTACCAGCGAGCCGAAGCCGACGGCGTCGACCCGCCGACCGCCGCGGTGCTGGTGCGCCGCAATGCGGACGCTGCACCCATCGCCGATGCCCTGCGCGCCCGCGGAATCCCGGTTGAGGTCGTCGGCCTGGCCGGCCTGCTGTCCATTCCCGAGGTCGCTGACGTGGTGGCGATGCTGCGGCTCGTCGCTGACCCGACGGCCGGCGCGGCGGCACTGCGGGTGCTGACTGGTCCTCGCTGGCGGCTCGGTGGTCGCGATGTCGCCGCGCTGTGGCGGCGCGCGTTGGCGCTAGGCGGGGGACGCTGCGGCGAGGCGCGTTCGCCGGAGTCGATCGCGATGGCGGCCGGCCCTGATGCCGATACCGCGTGTCTGGCCGATGCTCTCGGAGACCCCGGACCAGCCAGTTCGTATTCGGTTGTGGGCTATCAGCGCATCTGTGCGTTGGCCGTCGAACTGACTGCGCTCCGCGGCCAGCTGTGTCATTCGCTGCCCGACCTGGTTGCCGAGGTGCGTCGCGTGCTGGGTGTCGACTGCGAAGTCCGGGCCGCGTCGACGGCTTCGCCAGCCCAGCTTCCGGGTGCTTGGGCCGGTGCCGAACACCTCGACGTCTTCGCCGACGTGGTCGCCGGGTATGCCGAGCGGGCAAGCGCTACGACCAGTGAGACCACTGTGTCGGCCGCAGCGTCAGTAGCGGGCCTGCTGGCCTACCTGGACGTGGCCGAGGTGGTCGAGAAGGGGTTGCCCCCCGCCCAACTGGTCGTGGCCCGAGACCGGGTCCAGGTGCTCACTGTGCACGCCGCGAAGGGTTTGGAGTGGCAGGTGGTGGCGGTGGCACACCTAGCGGGCGGAGTATTCCCGTCGACAGCGTCGAAGGCTACCTGGCTTACCGACGCCGCTGAGCTGCCACCGCTGCTGCGCGGCGACCGCAGCTCGGCGGGCACACTCGGCATTCCGGTGCTGGATACCTCGGATGTCACCAATCGAAAGCAGCTGTCGGACAAGATCTCCACGCATCGTCATCAACTTGAGCAGCGGCGGGTCGATGAGGAGCGCCGTCTGTTGTACGTGGGCATCACCAGGGCCGAGGACACGTTGCTGGTATCCGGCCATCACTGGGGTTCCACTGGGATCAAGCCGCGCGGTCCGTCGGATTTCCTGTGCGAACTCAAGGACATCATCGACCGATCGGCCGCGGCCGGCGATCCCTGCGGGGTGGTGGAACAGTGGGCACCTGCGCCCGCCGATGGTGAACAAAATCCGCTGCGCGACAACGTTGTCGAAGCGGTTTGGCCTGCCGACCCGTTGGCCGGGCGCCGCGGCGACGTCGAACACGGGGCGGCGTTAGTGGTCGCCGCGATGTCGGACGACATGGCTCATCCCGGCACCGATATCGAAGGCTGGGCCGCCGACGTCGATGCCCTATTGGCCGAGCGTTCACGCGCCGGGCGGCGTCTCGCCCGCACCCTGCCCAGTCAGGTGTCGGTCACTGGTCTGGTGGACCTGGCCCGCGACCCGACCGGGGCAGCTCGACGGCTGATCCATCGGTTGCCCACCCGTCCGGACCCGCACGCATTGCTGGGCAACGCGTTTCACGCCTGGGTTCAGCGGTTCTACGGCGCAGAACGGCTGTTTGACCTTGCTGACTTGCCAGGCGCGGCGGACTCCGACGTCGGAGACACCCAGGAGTTGGCCGCGCTGCAGGCGGCGTTTGGCCGGTCGCAGTGGGCTACCCGCACGCCCGTGGCGGTCGAGGTGCCGTTCGAAATGCCCATCGGCGATACCGTGTTGCGTGGCCGCATCGACGCGGTGTTCGGTGATCCCGATGGCGGCATCACCGTGGTGGATTGGAAGACCGGTGAGCCGCCCCGCGGGCCGAAGGCCATGCGTCAGGCCGCCGTCCAGCTCGCGGTCTACCGCTTGGCGTGGGCCGCTTTGTGTGGGTGCCCGGAGTCATCGGTGCGCGCGGCCTTCTACTACGTGCGCAGCGGAGTCACAGTCATTCCTGATGAGCTGCCTGATGCTACCGAGCTGGCGGGGCTGCTGGGTGATCCTGCCGGCAGCTGCGCTGCCGACGTGTGA
- a CDS encoding ATP-dependent helicase, which produces MSYTWGGETRAVLEPGARGLIRILGGPGTGKSSLLVGAAVAHIGAGVEPESVLLLTGSGRLGIPARSALTTALLRSRTTGRCRAAVCEPLVRTVHSYAYAVLRRAAERAGDAPPRLVTSAEQDAIIRELLAGDLADGPHAATIWPAHLLPALSTAGFAIELRNLLARCAERGVDALELERLGRVCRRPEWTAAGQFAKQYEQVMLLRAAVGTAAPQATTPALGAAELVGAALEAFAVDPELLAAERTRVRLLLVDDAQQLDPQAARLVRVLAAGTELALVAGDPNQAVFSFRGGEPAGLLADDAPSVTLTASHRCAPAVARAVSGVACRLPGGIGGRQIDGTGAEDGSVTVRLAASAHAEASIIADTLRRAHLIDGVPWSQMVVIVRSVPRAGARLPRGLAAAGVPVAVPAVRGPLSAEPVAQALLTVLAATAAGLDGEQALALLTGPIGRVDPVSLRQLRRSLLHGNPDRRWANFGDLLVEALFPASGWGHLPLAGEYPHAGAPVSGAQSGPLQRVRAVLDAAAGCHRDGKDPRYTLWAAWHRSGLQHRLLTASERGGPAGAQATRDLETVTALFDITDHYVCHTSGASLRGLVEHVAALQLPTVSREPVTTTEQVRVLSAHAALGHEWDVVVIAGMQDGLWPNTVPRGGVLGTQRLLDVLDGVTEDASMRAPLLAEERRLLVAAMGRARRRLLVTAVDSDTDGPGLGAALPSAFFYEIAKWATSDSDPEVAQPVSSPRVLSAAALVGRLRGVVCAPDGAVDDAARACAATQLARLANAGVPGADPTGWHGLIPLSSSDRLCGDNDLVTLTPSTLQTLNDCPLRWLAERHGGTNARDLRSAIGSVLHALIAEPDKSESQLLAELDRAWQHLPFDAQWHSVNELARHRAMIQTFVEWRAQTRHELTEVGVEVDVDGMLGDPRESEHQAGDARLRGRVDRLERDAAGRLVIVDIKTGKTPVSKDDAQQHAQLAMYQLAVADGMFSAGPASMEPGGARLVYLGRTGPAGAVEREQDPLTPADRDHWRNVVRQAANATAGPQFIARRNDGCAHCPIRPCCPAHSEHVEGAAL; this is translated from the coding sequence ATGTCATACACCTGGGGTGGTGAGACGCGCGCTGTTCTAGAGCCGGGTGCACGCGGCCTGATCCGTATCCTGGGCGGCCCAGGTACCGGCAAGAGCAGCTTGCTGGTTGGCGCTGCGGTTGCTCACATCGGTGCCGGTGTTGAACCGGAATCGGTTCTGCTGCTTACCGGTTCTGGCCGGCTCGGCATACCGGCGCGCAGCGCGCTGACGACGGCGTTGCTGCGTTCGCGCACGACCGGACGCTGCCGGGCGGCGGTCTGCGAGCCGTTGGTACGCACTGTGCACAGCTACGCCTACGCGGTCTTGCGGCGGGCCGCCGAACGCGCCGGTGATGCGCCGCCGAGGCTGGTTACCAGCGCCGAGCAAGACGCGATCATCCGCGAGCTGCTGGCCGGTGACCTCGCAGACGGACCGCATGCCGCGACGATATGGCCGGCCCATCTGCTGCCCGCTTTAAGCACCGCGGGCTTCGCCATCGAGCTACGAAACCTTTTGGCGCGCTGCGCCGAACGCGGCGTAGACGCGCTGGAGTTGGAGCGACTGGGCCGCGTGTGCCGGCGTCCGGAATGGACCGCTGCCGGCCAATTCGCAAAGCAGTACGAGCAAGTGATGCTGCTACGCGCTGCAGTCGGCACAGCGGCGCCGCAGGCGACGACTCCGGCGCTGGGCGCCGCTGAACTTGTGGGTGCCGCGTTGGAGGCTTTCGCGGTCGATCCTGAGTTGCTGGCAGCCGAACGTACCCGGGTTCGGCTGTTGCTGGTCGATGACGCCCAGCAACTTGACCCGCAGGCTGCCCGCCTGGTTCGGGTGCTGGCGGCCGGAACGGAGCTGGCGCTGGTTGCCGGCGACCCCAACCAGGCAGTGTTCAGCTTCCGGGGCGGCGAGCCGGCCGGATTGTTGGCCGACGATGCGCCGTCGGTGACGTTGACCGCGTCGCATCGCTGCGCACCGGCGGTGGCTCGCGCCGTCAGCGGCGTCGCGTGCCGGCTGCCGGGCGGCATCGGCGGCAGGCAGATCGACGGCACCGGGGCCGAGGACGGATCGGTCACGGTACGACTGGCCGCCTCGGCTCACGCGGAAGCGTCGATAATCGCCGATACGCTGCGGCGTGCGCACCTGATCGACGGGGTGCCGTGGTCGCAGATGGTGGTCATCGTCCGGTCGGTGCCACGGGCCGGCGCGCGGCTGCCGCGTGGCTTGGCCGCGGCCGGGGTTCCGGTCGCGGTACCTGCCGTCAGGGGGCCGTTGTCCGCGGAGCCCGTGGCACAAGCGCTGCTCACGGTTTTGGCGGCGACGGCTGCCGGGCTCGACGGCGAACAGGCGCTGGCACTACTGACCGGGCCAATCGGTCGCGTCGACCCGGTCTCGCTCCGGCAGCTGCGCCGATCGCTGCTGCACGGCAACCCCGATCGTCGATGGGCGAATTTCGGTGACCTGCTGGTGGAGGCGCTGTTCCCCGCAAGCGGGTGGGGGCACCTCCCGCTCGCGGGGGAGTACCCCCACGCCGGGGCACCGGTATCGGGCGCGCAGTCAGGGCCGCTGCAGCGGGTGCGTGCAGTCCTCGACGCGGCCGCCGGCTGCCATCGGGACGGCAAGGATCCGCGCTACACACTGTGGGCGGCCTGGCATCGGTCCGGTCTGCAGCATCGCCTGCTGACGGCCAGTGAGCGCGGCGGCCCAGCCGGGGCCCAGGCCACCAGGGACCTTGAGACGGTTACCGCGTTGTTCGACATCACCGACCACTACGTGTGTCACACGTCGGGTGCGTCGTTGCGCGGGCTTGTGGAGCACGTCGCGGCGCTGCAGTTGCCAACCGTCAGCCGCGAGCCGGTAACGACGACGGAGCAGGTCAGGGTGCTCAGCGCGCACGCCGCACTGGGACATGAATGGGATGTGGTAGTCATCGCCGGCATGCAGGACGGGTTGTGGCCCAACACGGTTCCGCGTGGCGGTGTGCTGGGCACTCAACGACTGCTCGACGTGCTCGACGGTGTCACCGAGGACGCCTCCATGCGGGCGCCGCTGCTGGCCGAGGAGCGCCGGCTACTGGTGGCGGCGATGGGCCGGGCACGCCGCCGGTTGCTGGTGACAGCCGTCGATAGTGACACCGACGGGCCGGGTCTGGGGGCGGCGTTGCCGTCGGCGTTCTTTTACGAGATCGCTAAGTGGGCCACTAGTGACAGTGATCCCGAAGTGGCGCAGCCGGTTTCGTCCCCGCGAGTGTTATCAGCGGCGGCGCTGGTGGGCCGGCTGCGCGGCGTCGTCTGCGCGCCCGACGGCGCTGTGGACGACGCAGCCCGAGCTTGTGCAGCAACCCAATTGGCCCGGTTGGCCAACGCTGGTGTGCCGGGCGCCGACCCGACCGGATGGCACGGCCTGATCCCGCTCAGCAGCAGTGATCGGCTCTGCGGTGACAACGATCTCGTCACGTTGACGCCGTCAACCCTGCAGACACTCAACGATTGTCCGCTGCGTTGGCTGGCCGAACGGCACGGCGGAACCAATGCGCGAGATCTACGGTCGGCCATCGGCTCGGTCCTGCACGCACTGATCGCCGAACCGGACAAAAGCGAATCGCAACTGCTGGCCGAGCTGGACCGGGCCTGGCAGCACCTGCCCTTCGACGCCCAGTGGCATTCGGTCAACGAGCTTGCCCGACACCGCGCAATGATCCAGACGTTCGTCGAATGGCGTGCCCAGACCCGACACGAACTGACTGAGGTCGGCGTAGAGGTCGACGTCGATGGCATGCTGGGCGACCCGCGCGAGTCTGAGCATCAAGCCGGCGATGCTCGGCTGCGAGGTCGGGTCGATAGACTGGAACGCGACGCCGCCGGCCGGCTGGTGATCGTCGACATCAAAACCGGTAAAACGCCGGTCAGCAAGGACGATGCGCAACAACACGCCCAGCTGGCGATGTATCAATTGGCGGTGGCCGACGGCATGTTCTCAGCCGGCCCCGCCAGCATGGAGCCCGGCGGCGCCCGACTGGTTTATCTCGGCAGGACCGGGCCGGCGGGCGCCGTCGAACGCGAGCAGGATCCACTAACACCAGCTGACCGAGATCATTGGCGCAACGTTGTTCGGCAGGCGGCCAACGCGACGGCCGGCCCGCAGTTCATCGCCCGGCGCAACGACGGCTGCGCGCACTGCCCGATACGGCCGTGTTGTCCGGCCCACAGCGAGCATGTCGAGGGGGCTGCGCTGTGA
- the mrx1 gene encoding mycoredoxin Mrx1, with protein sequence MTNAALTIYTTSWCGFCVRLKTALKANGISYDEVDIDHDASAAEFVGSVNGGNRTVPTVKFADGSTLTNPSAGAVQAKLAEITG encoded by the coding sequence ATGACCAATGCTGCGCTCACCATCTACACGACGTCGTGGTGCGGCTTCTGTGTTCGGCTAAAGACAGCGCTCAAAGCCAACGGAATCTCCTACGACGAGGTCGACATCGACCATGACGCCTCGGCCGCGGAGTTCGTCGGCTCGGTCAACGGCGGCAACAGGACGGTCCCGACGGTGAAGTTCGCCGACGGGTCGACACTGACCAACCCAAGCGCGGGCGCAGTCCAGGCGAAGCTGGCCGAGATCACTGGCTAA